In a single window of the Acidobacteriota bacterium genome:
- a CDS encoding acetyl-CoA carboxylase carboxyltransferase subunit alpha gives MAVELLEFEEPVGILLKEIEALSLMPRTERRGEDIDRLKGRAESLRAEIFANLTPWQCVLVARHAGRPGTLDYIESLFTDFTEIHGDRRFADDKAIVCGSARYHGQHVLVVGHQKGGTTKEKIVRNFGYARPEGYRKAIRTMRMAEKFARPVIVFVDTPAAFPGIESEERGVAEAIAYNLREMAVLDVPIVIAICGEGGSGGALGIAIGDRVIIQQFAIYSVIPPEGCSAILWRDSARKVEAAQALKLTAPDLIGLGIVDEIVPEPLGGAHQNPAEAAELLDGAIMRTLTEISGWSSEERLARRYDKFRGMGRLGVDFVDGAVAAGAQPESRSR, from the coding sequence ATGGCTGTTGAGCTGCTGGAATTCGAAGAACCCGTCGGGATCCTCCTGAAGGAGATCGAAGCGCTGAGCCTGATGCCGCGCACCGAGAGACGCGGCGAGGATATTGATCGGCTCAAGGGGCGCGCCGAGAGCCTGCGGGCCGAGATCTTCGCGAACCTGACGCCCTGGCAATGTGTGCTGGTGGCCCGGCACGCCGGCCGGCCCGGCACGTTGGATTACATCGAGAGTCTCTTTACGGATTTTACCGAAATCCACGGCGATCGTCGTTTCGCCGACGACAAGGCCATTGTCTGTGGGTCGGCCAGGTATCACGGTCAGCACGTGCTCGTGGTCGGGCACCAGAAAGGCGGCACGACGAAGGAAAAGATCGTGCGTAACTTCGGGTATGCGCGGCCGGAAGGCTATCGCAAGGCCATCCGGACGATGCGGATGGCCGAGAAGTTCGCCCGGCCGGTGATCGTGTTCGTGGACACGCCGGCGGCCTTTCCCGGGATCGAATCCGAAGAGCGGGGCGTGGCCGAGGCCATCGCGTACAACCTCCGGGAGATGGCCGTGCTCGACGTACCCATCGTGATCGCGATATGCGGCGAGGGCGGCAGCGGCGGCGCGCTGGGGATTGCGATCGGCGACCGCGTGATCATCCAGCAGTTCGCCATCTACAGCGTCATTCCGCCGGAAGGCTGCTCGGCCATCCTGTGGCGGGACTCCGCACGGAAGGTCGAGGCGGCCCAGGCGCTCAAGCTCACGGCGCCGGACCTCATCGGTCTCGGGATCGTGGACGAGATCGTGCCCGAACCGCTCGGCGGGGCCCATCAGAATCCCGCGGAGGCCGCCGAACTGCTTGATGGGGCGATCATGCGGACGTTGACCGAGATCAGCGGATGGTCATCGGAGGAACGGCTCGCCCGCCGCTACGACAAGTTCCGCGGCATGGGACGGCTCGGCGTGGATTTCGTCGACGGCGCCGTGGCTGCAGGTGCTCAGCCGGAATCACGATCCCGCTGA
- a CDS encoding DNA polymerase III subunit alpha: protein MAEFVHLHLHTEYSLLDGACRIEELLGLAERFKMPALAVTEHGNLFSAISFHDKARAHGIKPILGCEVYVAPGSRLTKSGAIGETANHLVLLAETNEGFRNLITLVSSGYTEGFYYRPRIDKDLLARHAKGIIGLSSCLKGEVPSHLRADQMQRATDAAATYRDLLGPGNFFLEMQNQGLPDQVGVNRGLVEISRDIGVPLVCTNDVHYLRQEDFKPHDILLCIGTGKSVNDAGRLKYFGDQFFLKTPEEMAAVFGDYPDAMRRTVEIAERCNVDLSDAGPHLPNFQVPDTYSVEGYFDHILREGFEVRLPRLQALAAQGRLRHSIEEYRARLQYEVDVIKRMKYPGYFLIVWDFIRYAREQGIPVGPGRGSAAGSLVAYCLKITDIDPLQYDLLFERFLNPERVSLPDIDIDFCERRRGEVIEYVTRKYGRENVAQIITFGTMRAKAVVRDVGRVLDMSYAEVDRVAKQIPAVLEMTLDKALEENPALRDLERNDTRVSELLGVAKRLEGIARHASVHAAGVVITPRPVTEFAPLYKGARDEITTQWGMKEIERIGLLKIDFLGLSTLTLIRDALDQIESTTGERLDLETLPLEDTRTFDLFCEGQTLGVFQFESSGMRDILRKAKPRRFEDLIALNALYRPGPIKGGMIDDFIARKHGRVEIKYELPQLEPILKETYGVMAYQEQVMLVASELAGFSLGQADLLRKAMGKKDLALMEAQREAFTTRAIERGIAEKKATRVFDLIQQFAGYGFNKSHSTTYALLAYHTAYLKATYPQHFMAALLTIESQNTAKLATYLHECRELGVPILPPDINESNLAFTVTPAGVRFGLGAVKNVGEGAIASLLQVRTQQGRIQSLHRLCEDVDLRLVNKRVFESLAKAGAFDSLAGLGGAAPTERPHVFRPRLIAALDAAVEYGSRHQRDRDKGQTQLFGGGDGQAGGDTVVPLPAASPWSDAQQLAYEKEALGLYLSGHPIDRFADDLRTFGARTIGELTAAQEKPEAQDDDEHGPDGPGATHRTSEDVAVGGIVAALRPLKTKKGDRMAAFMLDDPHGTIEVVVFPDAFSKAAALLQNDAVVLVRGRFERDDETMRILASEIQPIEVVRAQVTQQVVIRLAASANDKRVLGSVSDVLARHKGECRVALEIDVLSGERDLRVRAELSGQMRVRPSDALVADLERICGPGTVTLR, encoded by the coding sequence ATGGCCGAGTTCGTTCATCTGCACCTGCACACGGAGTACTCGCTGCTCGACGGGGCGTGCCGCATCGAGGAACTGCTCGGCCTGGCCGAACGGTTCAAGATGCCGGCGCTGGCCGTCACCGAGCACGGGAACCTGTTCTCGGCGATTTCGTTCCACGACAAGGCTCGCGCGCACGGCATCAAGCCGATTCTGGGATGCGAGGTGTATGTCGCGCCTGGCAGTCGCCTGACCAAGAGCGGCGCGATCGGTGAGACGGCCAACCATCTGGTACTGCTCGCCGAGACCAACGAGGGCTTTCGCAATCTCATCACACTGGTCTCGTCCGGCTACACGGAAGGGTTCTACTACCGGCCGAGAATCGACAAGGACCTGCTGGCCCGGCACGCGAAGGGCATCATCGGCCTCAGCAGTTGTCTCAAGGGGGAGGTGCCAAGTCACCTGCGGGCCGATCAGATGCAGCGGGCGACCGACGCGGCGGCGACCTATCGGGACCTGCTCGGGCCGGGCAATTTCTTCCTCGAAATGCAGAACCAAGGGCTGCCCGATCAGGTAGGCGTCAATCGGGGCCTCGTCGAGATTTCGCGCGATATCGGCGTGCCGCTGGTCTGCACCAATGATGTGCACTACCTGCGGCAGGAAGATTTCAAGCCTCACGACATCCTGCTCTGTATCGGCACCGGCAAGTCGGTCAACGACGCGGGGCGCCTGAAGTACTTCGGCGACCAGTTCTTCCTGAAGACCCCGGAGGAGATGGCGGCGGTGTTCGGGGACTATCCGGATGCGATGCGTCGGACCGTCGAGATCGCCGAGCGGTGCAACGTCGACCTCAGCGACGCCGGGCCGCACCTGCCGAACTTTCAGGTGCCCGACACGTATTCGGTGGAAGGCTACTTCGATCACATATTGCGGGAAGGCTTCGAGGTGCGCCTCCCGCGTCTACAGGCCCTGGCGGCGCAGGGGCGGCTGAGGCACTCGATCGAGGAGTACCGCGCCCGACTGCAATACGAAGTCGATGTCATCAAGCGGATGAAGTATCCCGGGTACTTCCTGATCGTGTGGGACTTCATCCGCTACGCCCGCGAGCAGGGCATCCCGGTGGGACCCGGCCGGGGATCGGCCGCCGGCAGTCTGGTGGCGTATTGCCTGAAGATCACCGACATCGATCCGCTGCAGTACGACCTGCTGTTCGAGCGCTTCCTCAATCCGGAGCGCGTCTCGCTTCCGGATATCGACATCGACTTCTGCGAACGGCGGCGCGGCGAGGTGATCGAGTACGTGACCCGCAAGTACGGCCGGGAGAACGTGGCGCAAATCATCACCTTCGGCACGATGAGGGCCAAGGCCGTGGTGCGCGACGTCGGCCGTGTGCTGGACATGTCGTACGCCGAGGTGGACCGGGTCGCCAAGCAGATCCCGGCGGTGCTCGAGATGACCCTGGACAAGGCGCTCGAGGAGAACCCGGCGCTGCGCGACCTCGAGCGCAATGACACGCGGGTGTCGGAACTGCTCGGCGTCGCGAAGCGGCTCGAAGGCATAGCGCGGCACGCCTCGGTGCACGCAGCGGGGGTCGTGATCACACCGCGACCGGTGACCGAGTTTGCTCCGCTCTACAAGGGCGCCCGCGACGAAATCACCACGCAGTGGGGGATGAAGGAGATCGAGCGGATCGGCCTGCTGAAAATCGACTTTCTGGGCCTGAGCACGCTCACCTTGATCCGCGACGCCCTGGACCAGATCGAATCGACGACGGGTGAGCGGTTGGATCTCGAGACGCTGCCGTTGGAGGATACGCGCACGTTCGATCTGTTCTGCGAAGGTCAGACGCTTGGCGTCTTCCAGTTCGAAAGCTCGGGTATGCGCGATATCCTGAGGAAGGCGAAGCCGCGCCGATTCGAGGACCTGATCGCGCTGAACGCCCTCTACCGCCCCGGTCCGATCAAAGGCGGCATGATCGACGATTTCATCGCCCGCAAGCACGGGCGTGTCGAGATCAAATACGAGCTGCCCCAGCTCGAGCCCATCCTGAAGGAAACGTACGGGGTCATGGCCTATCAGGAGCAGGTCATGCTGGTCGCCAGCGAGTTGGCCGGGTTCAGTCTGGGCCAGGCCGACCTGCTGCGCAAGGCCATGGGGAAGAAGGACCTCGCGCTGATGGAGGCCCAGCGGGAGGCCTTCACGACGCGGGCGATCGAGCGCGGCATCGCCGAAAAGAAAGCGACTCGCGTCTTCGACCTCATCCAGCAGTTTGCCGGCTACGGCTTCAACAAGTCGCATTCCACGACGTACGCGCTGTTGGCGTACCACACGGCCTACTTGAAGGCGACCTATCCTCAACACTTCATGGCGGCGCTGCTGACCATCGAGTCGCAGAACACGGCAAAACTCGCCACCTACCTGCACGAGTGCCGCGAGCTGGGCGTGCCCATCCTGCCTCCAGATATCAACGAGAGCAACCTGGCGTTCACGGTGACGCCTGCCGGTGTCCGCTTCGGCTTGGGCGCGGTCAAGAACGTCGGCGAAGGCGCGATCGCCTCTCTGCTGCAGGTTCGCACACAGCAGGGGCGGATCCAGTCACTGCACCGCCTGTGTGAAGACGTCGACCTGCGCCTCGTCAACAAGCGGGTGTTCGAGAGTCTGGCGAAGGCAGGGGCGTTCGATTCGCTGGCCGGGCTTGGTGGGGCGGCGCCGACCGAGCGGCCGCACGTGTTCAGGCCCCGCCTGATAGCGGCGCTCGATGCCGCCGTCGAGTACGGCAGTCGGCATCAGCGCGATCGGGACAAGGGGCAGACGCAGTTGTTTGGCGGCGGCGACGGACAGGCTGGCGGAGACACCGTTGTTCCGCTGCCGGCCGCGTCGCCCTGGAGCGATGCTCAGCAACTGGCCTACGAGAAAGAGGCCCTCGGCTTGTACTTGAGTGGGCACCCGATCGATCGCTTTGCCGACGATCTCAGGACGTTCGGGGCCCGGACCATCGGCGAACTGACTGCGGCGCAGGAGAAACCTGAGGCGCAGGACGATGACGAACACGGGCCGGATGGCCCGGGTGCGACACACCGTACCTCCGAAGACGTGGCGGTTGGCGGGATCGTGGCCGCCCTGCGTCCCCTCAAGACGAAGAAGGGCGACCGGATGGCGGCGTTCATGCTGGACGATCCGCACGGGACCATCGAGGTGGTGGTCTTCCCGGACGCGTTCAGCAAGGCCGCGGCGCTCTTGCAAAATGACGCCGTCGTGCTCGTTCGGGGCCGGTTCGAGCGAGACGACGAGACGATGCGGATTCTCGCCTCTGAGATTCAGCCGATCGAAGTTGTGCGGGCGCAGGTCACACAGCAAGTCGTGATTCGTCTGGCGGCGTCGGCCAACGACAAGCGCGTGTTGGGCAGCGTGTCGGATGTCCTGGCGCGTCACAAGGGCGAGTGCCGGGTCGCCCTGGAGATCGACGTGCTCTCTGGCGAGCGCGATCTTCGGGTGCGCGCCGAACTGTCGGGGCAGATGCGCGTCCGACCCTCGGACGCCCTGGTGGCCGACCTCGAGCGGATCTGCGGTCCGGGCACGGTCACGCTGCGGTAG
- a CDS encoding PQQ-binding-like beta-propeller repeat protein, with protein MVLTTLVVSALVLAPGAHLAFGAPKRPPVPAFWSPIYPIWNFAFDGIPVGQPAFDRTNAYVGLRDGRLAAVSLMTGEVLWSTNHGVTAPPAAIEGLVLAVKGATIIGLDSTKGEMRWQQALGAPSVLAPTVGPNWIAVITTKPELLLLRPDDGSLLWRQTLAAPARALPTGDTDRIFIGLTNGQVIALSAKDGAAQWTRKVGGEPLVLTLNRDRVFVGTSDNFLCALIADNGRQKWRWRTGGDVGGAVAADDKRVYFASLDNSLVALGRGGGDLKWEQRLPSRPVGGPILVGDTLILVTVASELKTFAVDRGTLMDSVALAGRPLHQPHLVPWAGPVPPRAIVLTAGGQLFAMGPTVEPPLEPLDPMPGNLVLPPETLDPIEPPLVPMIYPPGKLLLPETLPSAVIKTIPPRQP; from the coding sequence GTGGTCCTGACGACCCTCGTCGTCTCGGCGCTGGTGCTGGCTCCCGGGGCACACCTCGCCTTCGGCGCGCCCAAGCGGCCTCCCGTGCCCGCGTTCTGGTCGCCGATCTATCCAATCTGGAACTTCGCGTTTGATGGGATCCCGGTGGGTCAGCCCGCCTTCGACCGCACCAACGCCTACGTGGGTCTTCGCGACGGTCGACTGGCCGCGGTATCCCTCATGACGGGCGAGGTGCTCTGGTCAACCAACCACGGCGTCACGGCACCTCCCGCCGCGATCGAAGGCCTGGTGCTGGCCGTCAAGGGTGCCACGATCATCGGTCTCGATAGCACCAAAGGCGAAATGCGCTGGCAGCAGGCGCTGGGCGCCCCGAGCGTGCTGGCTCCGACCGTCGGTCCGAACTGGATCGCCGTGATCACGACGAAGCCGGAACTGCTCCTGCTCCGCCCAGACGACGGCAGTCTCCTGTGGCGGCAGACACTCGCCGCCCCGGCGCGCGCCCTGCCGACCGGTGACACCGACCGCATCTTCATCGGTCTGACCAATGGCCAGGTGATCGCACTCTCCGCAAAAGACGGCGCGGCTCAGTGGACCCGCAAAGTCGGCGGCGAACCGCTGGTGCTGACGCTCAACAGGGACAGGGTCTTTGTCGGAACGTCAGACAACTTCCTGTGCGCGCTCATTGCCGACAATGGAAGGCAGAAGTGGCGGTGGCGGACCGGAGGCGACGTTGGTGGCGCCGTCGCGGCCGACGACAAGCGCGTGTACTTCGCATCGCTCGACAATTCACTGGTCGCGCTCGGCAGAGGCGGCGGCGACTTGAAGTGGGAGCAGCGCCTGCCATCGAGGCCTGTCGGAGGCCCCATCCTGGTCGGCGATACGCTCATCCTGGTGACCGTCGCCAGTGAGTTGAAGACATTTGCCGTCGACCGCGGCACGCTGATGGATTCTGTGGCGCTCGCCGGAAGGCCGCTGCACCAGCCACATCTGGTCCCCTGGGCCGGCCCGGTCCCGCCACGTGCAATTGTGTTGACGGCTGGAGGCCAGCTCTTCGCGATGGGCCCCACCGTCGAGCCGCCGCTCGAGCCGCTCGATCCGATGCCGGGCAATCTCGTGCTGCCGCCGGAGACGCTCGACCCGATCGAGCCGCCGCTCGTGCCGATGATCTACCCTCCCGGCAAGCTGCTGCTGCCGGAAACGCTGCCATCTGCAGTCATCAAGACGATCCCGCCAAGGCAGCCTTGA
- a CDS encoding PLP-dependent aminotransferase family protein produces MINYDTYLSSAGEKMQGSAIRKMGVVAAGIPDIISFAPGYPDPKAFAWAEFREIASSLLSGSDPNALQYGPTRGFRPLVDALPEIVTGRGIAATTDQVLMTTGSQQGLDLLARVLCDPGDVVLVELPAYTGAIAAFRNVQADLVGVRQEADGIDLHDLELVLVRERAAGKRVNVIYVVPNFQNPTGQLISLEKRRGLLALAERHNLLIIEDDPYGDLYFGENEAHLTRPIKADDTEGRVVYLSSFSKTLAPGFRVAWVVAPESLVARLDLAKQAADLCTGSLDQRIVFEAWKRGVLAARMPGLRTHYREKKTAMESAMRQHLGDVAAWQEPRGGFFLWVALPTHLSGEALLARATQEKVIYVAGAAFFVDGTGQHFIRLSFSLPPIDRITEGVGRLARVVKAALAGSS; encoded by the coding sequence ATGATCAACTACGACACCTATCTGTCCAGCGCCGGCGAGAAGATGCAAGGCTCGGCCATCCGCAAAATGGGGGTGGTGGCGGCGGGCATTCCCGACATCATTTCGTTCGCGCCCGGGTATCCGGATCCGAAGGCATTCGCGTGGGCTGAGTTCCGCGAAATCGCGTCGTCGCTGTTGAGCGGGAGTGATCCAAACGCCCTGCAGTACGGCCCCACGAGGGGATTTCGGCCGTTGGTTGACGCGCTTCCCGAGATCGTGACCGGCCGGGGTATCGCGGCGACCACCGACCAGGTGCTGATGACCACCGGGTCGCAGCAGGGGCTGGACCTGCTCGCGCGAGTGCTCTGCGATCCGGGCGATGTCGTGCTGGTCGAGTTGCCGGCCTATACCGGGGCGATTGCGGCGTTTCGCAATGTGCAGGCCGATCTGGTCGGCGTGCGGCAGGAGGCGGATGGCATCGATCTGCACGATCTCGAGCTGGTGCTCGTGCGGGAACGCGCCGCCGGCAAGCGGGTCAACGTGATCTATGTCGTGCCGAATTTTCAGAATCCCACGGGGCAGTTGATTTCGTTGGAGAAGCGGCGGGGCCTGCTGGCGCTGGCGGAACGACACAACCTGCTCATCATCGAGGACGATCCGTACGGTGACCTCTACTTCGGTGAGAACGAGGCGCACCTGACCCGGCCGATCAAGGCAGACGATACGGAAGGCCGCGTCGTGTATCTGAGCAGTTTCTCGAAGACCCTGGCGCCGGGTTTCCGTGTCGCGTGGGTGGTGGCGCCCGAATCGCTTGTCGCCAGGCTCGATTTGGCCAAACAGGCGGCGGACCTCTGCACCGGGTCGCTCGATCAACGTATCGTGTTCGAGGCGTGGAAGCGTGGCGTGTTGGCCGCCCGGATGCCGGGCTTGCGGACACACTACCGCGAGAAGAAGACGGCGATGGAATCGGCGATGCGCCAGCATCTGGGGGATGTGGCGGCCTGGCAGGAGCCTCGGGGCGGTTTCTTTCTGTGGGTGGCGCTGCCGACGCACCTGAGTGGAGAGGCACTGCTGGCGCGGGCTACTCAAGAGAAGGTCATCTATGTGGCTGGTGCCGCGTTCTTCGTCGATGGCACCGGGCAGCATTTCATCCGCTTGTCGTTCTCGCTGCCGCCGATCGATCGCATCACGGAAGGTGTGGGACGCCTGGCGCGCGTGGTCAAGGCTGCCTTGGCGGGATCGTCTTGA
- a CDS encoding HAMP domain-containing sensor histidine kinase, which translates to MRIPPPYRRVLTWFAALQLTVGVGGLGWEVHQLGWSDREAIARVGAGVKTSFAAIVAALDATTSDIAARRDLISRAATDLTASRELFAALASRVDADAAVTVYSAQDTPLAWAGRPSDLGWLRARVIGPAAVFVAPGPSGTRIVKVQPITEQTAGATTRRIGTIVSERDLPSAAAAGPTTDALLWPSALVPVHLRTRYEGAGESRHPNAFLLAATSGEPLLEGTVLATDVASARTRLRRTTGAAAIGLCALLCGWLALPLMARSARRRSGMVAATCVIGAVCAIVGARVLARVAASLAAITPTLDVTGIVAGAITPYLATPVDLLATALAVLAMAAIAGEAVTRLRIASRRHRRVVQPGTASFALFVASQCAAATAVTTLLAKYDAALHALAEVPGLDLLSFSVHPWEPRRLALSVAILGLHAAVVWGAVTLLRFGLLWFNPGKTLPVRAAWTLCWLGPLAIWVVATRLTPTDTPGWTIVPPALLAIVLAWGSVRFAHWRRRASQSASMSALFLALALPSYAFYPAAFVHATSANHSVVETQLAPQVMRQRAELQVRVRSAWNQIDRVPGLAELAATQAPPRTASPPTESAFLVWSQTDLGIYRLTSAVELYSADGTLVSRFALNLPEYTSTQEKWQEASCGWDMVEEVSPFGSEERRLLHAGRALCADGPTGRHMVGAIVIHAMLDYAALPFLSSQNPYVELFRTGRSAGPDKTHARETEFAVYGWSRRPLFESASGASSLDDETFRRVYASRTPFWTKQVSAGRSYDVYLSNDRGGIYALRLPSLDALGHLVVLAELATLAGVVYVLWLLLGAFASALGLSAADRGRDLFNEIRASFYRKLALAVVAAAVVPVLFLAALAQNYMSGQLRAGIEEAAIRTATVAQRVVEDYDRLQERTDSPGQPLTDDIMVWIARVIDQDVNVYDGALLAATSERDLFASGLLPTRTSANVFRAIALDRRATFVGEERAGSFSYLVAAAPARLSGHDAILTVPLTLRQQAIEREIDDLNRRILLAVVFFVLLGSGLGWWMAERIADPVRALQRATRKLSQGDLDVRLVMTSSNELSRLVDAFNAMAVDLKRHQASAERTHKLEAWADMARQVAHEIKNPLTPIQLSAEHLRRVHQDRGSPLGPVLENCIDSILTQVRMLRQIAGDFSSFASSPTPRPVQITPADLVAEVIAPYRTGLPSGIHLSVDVPPTLPAISVDRSLVGRALANVVENALHAMPGGGSLTISARLSTDLHRLEFSVRDTGVGMERSALGRIFEPYFSTKAIGTGLGLTIVKRNVELHGGTVVVDSEPGVGTLVTLSLPVVDRPSPEESVDGRNP; encoded by the coding sequence ATGCGAATCCCGCCACCATACCGACGCGTGCTCACCTGGTTTGCCGCGCTGCAGCTGACCGTTGGTGTGGGCGGCCTCGGATGGGAAGTGCACCAGCTCGGGTGGAGCGATCGCGAGGCGATCGCCCGTGTCGGCGCGGGTGTCAAGACGTCGTTCGCGGCGATTGTCGCGGCGCTCGATGCCACCACATCGGACATCGCGGCCCGGCGCGATCTGATCAGCCGCGCGGCGACCGATCTGACCGCGAGCCGTGAGCTGTTCGCCGCCCTGGCCTCTCGCGTCGACGCCGACGCGGCGGTGACGGTCTACTCCGCCCAGGACACGCCACTGGCGTGGGCCGGTCGGCCGTCCGACCTCGGATGGCTGCGCGCCCGGGTGATCGGCCCTGCGGCCGTGTTTGTCGCGCCGGGTCCGTCAGGGACGCGCATCGTCAAGGTCCAACCGATCACTGAGCAGACAGCCGGGGCGACGACCCGCAGAATCGGGACCATCGTTTCCGAGCGGGATTTACCCTCCGCAGCGGCCGCCGGCCCGACAACCGACGCACTCCTGTGGCCGTCGGCGTTGGTTCCCGTGCACCTGCGTACCCGATACGAGGGCGCAGGCGAATCGCGGCACCCGAACGCGTTTCTGCTCGCCGCGACGTCGGGTGAACCTCTGCTGGAAGGGACCGTACTCGCCACCGATGTCGCATCGGCGAGGACCCGCCTGCGCCGAACGACCGGGGCAGCCGCCATCGGCCTTTGCGCCCTGCTCTGTGGGTGGCTGGCGCTGCCGTTGATGGCCCGATCGGCGCGGCGCCGATCGGGGATGGTTGCCGCGACTTGCGTCATCGGCGCCGTGTGCGCGATCGTCGGGGCCCGCGTGCTGGCCCGAGTGGCGGCCTCTTTGGCGGCCATCACGCCGACGCTGGATGTGACAGGGATCGTGGCTGGTGCGATCACACCGTACCTCGCCACGCCGGTCGATCTGCTCGCGACGGCCCTGGCCGTCCTGGCCATGGCCGCGATTGCGGGAGAGGCGGTGACTCGTCTTCGGATTGCGTCGAGACGCCATCGTCGAGTCGTCCAGCCAGGCACCGCATCGTTCGCGCTCTTTGTCGCGTCCCAGTGTGCGGCCGCCACCGCCGTCACCACCCTCCTGGCAAAGTACGACGCCGCGCTCCACGCGCTGGCGGAGGTTCCGGGCCTCGATCTCCTCAGCTTCTCCGTGCATCCCTGGGAACCGCGACGACTGGCCTTATCGGTCGCAATCCTTGGCCTTCACGCGGCGGTCGTGTGGGGAGCCGTCACGCTGCTGCGCTTCGGACTACTGTGGTTCAACCCCGGCAAAACGCTCCCCGTCCGCGCCGCCTGGACGCTCTGCTGGCTTGGACCGCTCGCCATCTGGGTCGTGGCCACCAGACTGACTCCGACCGACACACCAGGGTGGACCATCGTGCCGCCGGCCCTGCTTGCCATCGTCCTGGCCTGGGGATCGGTTCGCTTCGCGCATTGGCGGCGCCGGGCCTCGCAAAGCGCATCGATGTCTGCCCTGTTTCTCGCGCTGGCGTTGCCGTCGTACGCCTTCTACCCCGCAGCATTCGTCCACGCCACCAGCGCCAACCACTCGGTGGTCGAAACCCAGCTGGCCCCGCAGGTCATGCGACAGCGAGCCGAATTGCAGGTGCGGGTGCGCAGTGCCTGGAACCAGATTGATCGAGTGCCCGGCCTCGCCGAGTTGGCCGCCACGCAAGCTCCGCCGCGGACGGCGTCGCCGCCGACCGAATCGGCATTTCTGGTCTGGTCCCAAACCGATCTTGGCATCTATCGTCTGACCTCGGCTGTCGAGCTGTACTCCGCCGACGGTACGCTGGTCAGCCGCTTTGCCCTCAATCTGCCCGAGTACACGTCCACCCAGGAGAAATGGCAGGAGGCGTCGTGCGGCTGGGACATGGTCGAGGAGGTCTCTCCCTTCGGCTCTGAAGAGCGCCGGCTCCTGCACGCCGGGCGCGCCCTGTGCGCTGATGGGCCCACTGGCCGGCACATGGTCGGGGCGATCGTCATCCACGCGATGCTCGACTACGCCGCATTGCCGTTTCTCAGTTCGCAGAATCCGTACGTGGAGCTGTTCCGGACCGGCAGGAGCGCGGGGCCCGACAAGACGCACGCGCGGGAGACCGAGTTCGCCGTCTATGGCTGGAGTCGCCGGCCCCTGTTCGAGTCCGCCTCGGGGGCGTCCAGTCTCGACGACGAGACGTTCCGCCGCGTCTACGCATCCCGGACGCCGTTCTGGACGAAGCAGGTTTCGGCCGGACGCTCCTACGACGTCTATCTCTCCAACGACCGGGGGGGCATCTACGCGCTCCGCCTGCCGAGCCTCGATGCATTGGGGCATCTCGTGGTGTTGGCCGAACTCGCAACGCTCGCCGGAGTCGTGTATGTGCTCTGGCTGCTGCTCGGTGCGTTCGCCAGCGCGCTGGGTCTCTCGGCAGCCGACCGCGGCCGCGATCTGTTCAACGAGATCAGGGCGAGCTTCTACCGCAAGCTCGCCCTCGCGGTGGTCGCCGCAGCCGTTGTGCCGGTGTTGTTTCTCGCGGCCCTCGCCCAGAATTACATGTCGGGGCAGCTGCGCGCCGGCATTGAAGAGGCCGCCATCCGGACCGCGACCGTGGCGCAACGCGTGGTCGAGGACTACGACCGGCTCCAGGAACGCACTGACAGCCCTGGCCAGCCGCTAACCGACGACATCATGGTCTGGATCGCGCGGGTGATCGATCAGGATGTCAACGTCTACGACGGCGCCCTGCTGGCCGCCACCAGCGAGCGGGATTTATTCGCGTCCGGACTCCTGCCCACGCGCACATCAGCGAACGTCTTCCGGGCCATTGCACTCGACCGGCGCGCGACATTTGTCGGTGAGGAACGCGCGGGATCGTTCTCATATCTGGTAGCGGCCGCACCAGCCCGTCTTTCCGGCCACGACGCCATCCTGACGGTTCCTCTGACGCTGCGGCAGCAGGCGATTGAGCGCGAGATCGATGACTTGAACCGGCGGATCCTGCTGGCCGTGGTCTTCTTCGTCCTGCTTGGCTCAGGACTCGGATGGTGGATGGCGGAGCGCATCGCCGATCCGGTGCGCGCCCTCCAGCGGGCCACCAGGAAGCTGTCACAGGGCGATCTCGATGTCCGGCTCGTGATGACCTCGTCGAACGAGCTGAGCCGCCTGGTTGACGCGTTCAATGCGATGGCGGTCGACCTCAAGCGCCACCAGGCATCGGCCGAACGCACCCACAAGCTCGAGGCGTGGGCGGACATGGCCCGCCAGGTTGCTCACGAAATCAAGAACCCTCTGACGCCCATCCAGCTCTCGGCCGAGCATCTGCGGCGGGTGCACCAGGATCGTGGATCGCCGCTGGGCCCGGTGCTGGAGAACTGCATCGATTCGATCCTGACGCAGGTGCGGATGCTTCGGCAGATAGCCGGGGACTTCTCGAGTTTCGCGTCGTCTCCGACGCCCCGGCCGGTACAGATTACGCCGGCCGACCTGGTGGCCGAAGTGATCGCCCCCTACCGCACGGGGCTTCCGTCAGGCATCCACCTGTCGGTTGATGTGCCGCCGACGCTTCCGGCCATCTCGGTGGATCGGTCGCTGGTCGGCCGGGCCCTCGCCAACGTCGTCGAGAACGCCCTGCACGCGATGCCGGGCGGAGGCTCCCTGACGATCAGCGCCCGCCTGTCGACCGACCTCCACCGCCTCGAATTCAGTGTCCGCGACACGGGCGTCGGTATGGAACGCTCCGCACTCGGCCGCATCTTCGAGCCCTACTTCTCAACCAAGGCGATTGGCACCGGGCTGGGGCTCACCATCGTCAAACGCAATGTCGAACTCCACGGCGGTACCGTCGTCGTCGACAGCGAGCCCGGCGTCGGCACGCTGGTGACGCTGTCCCTGCCGGTTGTCGACAGACCATCCCCTGAGGAGTCGGTAGACGGTAGGAATCCATAG